From Pongo pygmaeus isolate AG05252 chromosome 2, NHGRI_mPonPyg2-v2.0_pri, whole genome shotgun sequence, a single genomic window includes:
- the RPL29 gene encoding large ribosomal subunit protein eL29 isoform X1, with protein MQLSRAKELISGHHYLGLGGRHWRWVVQGADMAKSKNHTTHNQSRKWHRNGIKKPRSQRYESLKGVDPKFLRNMRFAKKHNKKGLKKMQANNAKAMSARAEAIKALVKPKEVKPKIPKGVSRKLDRLAYIAHPKLGKRARARIAKGLRLCRPKAKAKDQTKAQAAAPASVPAQAPKGAQAPTKASE; from the exons ATGCAGCTTTCCAGGGCTAAGGAGTTGATTTCAGGGCATCATTACCTGGGTTTGGGAGGCCGGCACTGGCGTTGGGTGGTGCAGG GTGCAGACATGGCCAAGTCCAAgaaccacaccacacacaaccaGT CCCGAAAATGGCACAGAAATGGTATCAAGAAACCCCGATCACAAAGATACGAATCTCTTAAGGGG GTGGACCCCAAGTTCCTGAGGAACATGCGCTTTGCCAAGAAGCACAACAAGAAGGGCCTAAAGAAGATGCAGGCCAACAATGCCAAGGCCATGAGTGCACGTGCCGAGGCTATCAAGGCCCTCGTAAAGCCCAAGGAGGTTAAGCCCAAGATCCCAAAGGGTGTCAGCCGCAAGCTTGATCGACTTGCCTACATTGCCCATCCCAAGCTTGGGAAGCGTGCTCGTGCCCGTATTGCCAAGGGGCTCAGGCTGTGCCGGCCAAAGGCCAAGGCCAAGGATCAAACCAAGGCCCAGGCTGCAGCTCCAGCTTCAGTTCCAGCTCAGGCTCCCAAAGGTGCCCAGGCCCCTACAAAGGCTTCAGAGTAG
- the RPL29 gene encoding large ribosomal subunit protein eL29 isoform X2: protein MAKSKNHTTHNQSRKWHRNGIKKPRSQRYESLKGVDPKFLRNMRFAKKHNKKGLKKMQANNAKAMSARAEAIKALVKPKEVKPKIPKGVSRKLDRLAYIAHPKLGKRARARIAKGLRLCRPKAKAKDQTKAQAAAPASVPAQAPKGAQAPTKASE, encoded by the exons ATGGCCAAGTCCAAgaaccacaccacacacaaccaGT CCCGAAAATGGCACAGAAATGGTATCAAGAAACCCCGATCACAAAGATACGAATCTCTTAAGGGG GTGGACCCCAAGTTCCTGAGGAACATGCGCTTTGCCAAGAAGCACAACAAGAAGGGCCTAAAGAAGATGCAGGCCAACAATGCCAAGGCCATGAGTGCACGTGCCGAGGCTATCAAGGCCCTCGTAAAGCCCAAGGAGGTTAAGCCCAAGATCCCAAAGGGTGTCAGCCGCAAGCTTGATCGACTTGCCTACATTGCCCATCCCAAGCTTGGGAAGCGTGCTCGTGCCCGTATTGCCAAGGGGCTCAGGCTGTGCCGGCCAAAGGCCAAGGCCAAGGATCAAACCAAGGCCCAGGCTGCAGCTCCAGCTTCAGTTCCAGCTCAGGCTCCCAAAGGTGCCCAGGCCCCTACAAAGGCTTCAGAGTAG
- the ACY1 gene encoding aminoacylase-1: MCSAMTSKGPEEEHPSVTLFRQYLRIRTVQPKPDYGAAVAFFEERARQLGLGCQKVEVAPGYVVTVLTWPGTNPTLSSILLNSHTDVVPVFKEHWSHDPFEAFKDSEGYIYARGAQDMKCISIQYLEAVRRLKVEGHRFPRTIHMTFVPDEEVGGHQGMELFVQRPEFHALRAGFALDEGIANPTDAFTVFYSERSPWWVRVTSTGRPGHASRFMEDTAAEKLHKVVSSILAFREKEWQRLQSNPHLKEGSVTSVNLTKLEGGVAYNVIPATMSASFDFRVAPDVDFKAFEEQLQSWCQAAGEGVTLEFAQKWMHPQVTPTDDSNPWWAAFSRVCKDMKLTLEPEIMPAATDNRYIRAVGIPALGFSPMNRTPVLLHDHDERLHEAVFLRGVDIYTRLLPALASVPALPSES, from the exons ATGTGCAGCGCCATGACCAGCAAGGGTCCCGAGGAGGAGCACCCATCGGTGACGCTCTTCCGCCAGTACCTGCGCATCCGCACCGTCCAGCCCAAGCCTGACTACG GAGCTGCTGTGGCTTTCTTTGAGGAGAGAGCCCGCCAGCTGGGCCTGGGCTGTCAGAAAGTGGAG GTGGCACCTGGCTATGTGGTGACCGTGTTGACCTGGCCAGGCACCAACCCTACACTCTCCTCCATCTTGCTCAACTCCCACACGGATGTGGTGCCTGTCTTCAAG GAACATTGGAGTCACGACCCCTTTGAGGCCTTCAAGGATTCTGAGGGCTACATCTATGCCAGGGGTGCCCAGGACATGAAGTGCATCAGCATCCA GTACCTGGAAGCTGTGAGGAGGCTGAAGGTGGAGGGCCACCGGTTCCCCAGAACCATCCACATGACCTTTGTACCTG atgaggaggtTGGTGGTCACCAAGGCATGGAGCTGTTCGTGCAGCGGCCTGAGTTCCATGCCCTGAGGGCAGGCTTTGCCCTGGATGAGG GCATAGCCAATCCCACTGATGCCTTCACTGTCTTTTATAGTGAGCGGAGTCCCTGGT GGGTGCGGGTcaccagcactgggaggccaggCCATGCCTCACGCTTCATGGAGGACACAGCAGCAGAGAAGCTG CACAAGGTTGTGAGCTCCATCCTGGCATTCCGGGAGAAGGAATGGCAGAG GCTGCAGTCAAACCCCCACCTGAAAGAGGGGTCCGTGACCTCCGTGAACCTGACTAAGCTAGAGGGTGGCGTGGCCTATAACGTGATACCTGCCACCATGAGCGCCAGCTTTGACTTCCGTGTGGCACCGGATGTGGACTTCAAG GCTTTTGAGGAGCAGCTGCAGAGCTGGTGCCAGGCAGCTGGCGAGGGGGTCACCTTAGAGTTTGCTCAG AAGTGGATGCACCCCCAAGTGACACCTACTGATGACTCAAACCCCTGGTGGGCAGCTTTTAGCCGGGTCTGCAAGGACAT GAAGCTTACTCTGGAGCCTGAGATCATGCCTGCTGCCACTGACAACCGCTATATCCGCGCG GTGGGGATCCCAGCTCTAGGCTTCTCACCCATGAACCGCACACCTGTGCTGCTGCACGACCACGATGAACGGCTGCATGAGGCTGTGTTCCTCCGTGGGGTGGACATATATACACGCCTGCTGCCTGCCCTTGCCAGTGTgcctgccctgcccagtgagaGCTGA
- the ABHD14A gene encoding protein ABHD14A isoform X1, with protein sequence MVGALCGCWFRLGGARPLNPFGPTVVQTSMSRSQVALLGLSLLLMLLLYVGLLGPPEQTSWLWGDPNVTVLAGLTPGNSPIFYREVLPLNQAHRVEVVLLHGKAFNSHTWEQLGTLQLLSQRGYRAVALDLPGFGNSAPLKEASTEAGRAALLERALRDLEVQNAVLVSPSLSGHYALPFLMRGHHQLHGFVPIAPTSTQNYTQEQFWAVKTPTLILYGELDHILARESLRQLRHLPNHSVVKLRNAGHACYLHKPRDFHLVLLAFLDHLP encoded by the exons ATGGTCGGGGCGCTGTGCGGCTGCTGGTTCCGCCTGGGCGGGGCCCGCCCGCTCAACCCGTTCGGCCCG acTGTGGTACAGACCTCCATGAGCCGGTCCCAGGTAGCCCTGCTGGGCCTGAGTCTGCTGCTCATGCTCCTACTGTATGTGGGGCTGCTGGGCCCCCCTGAGCAGACTTCCTGGCTCTGGGGAGACCCCAATGTCACAGTCTTGGCTGGTCTCACCCCTGGCAACTCCCCCATCTTTTACCGCGAGGTGCTCCCACTCAACCAGGCACACAG GGTGGAGGTGGTGCTGCTTCATGGAAAGGCCTTTAACTCTCACACGTGGGAGCAGCTGGGCACACTGCAGCTACTGTCACAGAGGGGCTACCGGGCCGTGGCCCTTGACCTTCCAG GTTTTGGGAACTCGGCACCTTTGAAGGAGGCAAGCACAGAGGCAGGGCGGGCAGCGCTGCTGGAGCGGGCGCTGCGGGACCTGGAGGTACAGAATGCAGTGTTGGTGAGCCCCTCGCTGAGTGGCCACTATGCCCTGCCCTTCCTGATGCGAGGCCACCACCAGCTACATGGATTCGTGCCCATCGCACCCACCTCCACCCAGAACTACACCCAGGAGCAATTCTGGGCTGTGAAG ACTCCAACCCTTATCCTGTATGGAGAGCTAGACCACATCCTGGCTCGAGAGTCACTGCGGCAGCTCCGCCACCTGCCCAACCACTCTGTAGTGAAGCTACGCAATGCAGGCCATGCCTGCTACCTCCACAAGCCGCGAGACTTCCACCTTGTCCTGCTTGCCTTCCTTGACCATCTACCTTGA
- the ABHD14A gene encoding protein ABHD14A isoform X2, with protein sequence MLCAREHLRCTSSHCETVVQTSMSRSQVALLGLSLLLMLLLYVGLLGPPEQTSWLWGDPNVTVLAGLTPGNSPIFYREVLPLNQAHRVEVVLLHGKAFNSHTWEQLGTLQLLSQRGYRAVALDLPGFGNSAPLKEASTEAGRAALLERALRDLEVQNAVLVSPSLSGHYALPFLMRGHHQLHGFVPIAPTSTQNYTQEQFWAVKTPTLILYGELDHILARESLRQLRHLPNHSVVKLRNAGHACYLHKPRDFHLVLLAFLDHLP encoded by the exons ATGCTGTGTGCCAGGGAACACCTCAGATGCACCTCCTCACACTGTGAG acTGTGGTACAGACCTCCATGAGCCGGTCCCAGGTAGCCCTGCTGGGCCTGAGTCTGCTGCTCATGCTCCTACTGTATGTGGGGCTGCTGGGCCCCCCTGAGCAGACTTCCTGGCTCTGGGGAGACCCCAATGTCACAGTCTTGGCTGGTCTCACCCCTGGCAACTCCCCCATCTTTTACCGCGAGGTGCTCCCACTCAACCAGGCACACAG GGTGGAGGTGGTGCTGCTTCATGGAAAGGCCTTTAACTCTCACACGTGGGAGCAGCTGGGCACACTGCAGCTACTGTCACAGAGGGGCTACCGGGCCGTGGCCCTTGACCTTCCAG GTTTTGGGAACTCGGCACCTTTGAAGGAGGCAAGCACAGAGGCAGGGCGGGCAGCGCTGCTGGAGCGGGCGCTGCGGGACCTGGAGGTACAGAATGCAGTGTTGGTGAGCCCCTCGCTGAGTGGCCACTATGCCCTGCCCTTCCTGATGCGAGGCCACCACCAGCTACATGGATTCGTGCCCATCGCACCCACCTCCACCCAGAACTACACCCAGGAGCAATTCTGGGCTGTGAAG ACTCCAACCCTTATCCTGTATGGAGAGCTAGACCACATCCTGGCTCGAGAGTCACTGCGGCAGCTCCGCCACCTGCCCAACCACTCTGTAGTGAAGCTACGCAATGCAGGCCATGCCTGCTACCTCCACAAGCCGCGAGACTTCCACCTTGTCCTGCTTGCCTTCCTTGACCATCTACCTTGA
- the ABHD14A gene encoding protein ABHD14A isoform X3 — protein sequence MTVVQTSMSRSQVALLGLSLLLMLLLYVGLLGPPEQTSWLWGDPNVTVLAGLTPGNSPIFYREVLPLNQAHRVEVVLLHGKAFNSHTWEQLGTLQLLSQRGYRAVALDLPGFGNSAPLKEASTEAGRAALLERALRDLEVQNAVLVSPSLSGHYALPFLMRGHHQLHGFVPIAPTSTQNYTQEQFWAVKTPTLILYGELDHILARESLRQLRHLPNHSVVKLRNAGHACYLHKPRDFHLVLLAFLDHLP from the exons ATG acTGTGGTACAGACCTCCATGAGCCGGTCCCAGGTAGCCCTGCTGGGCCTGAGTCTGCTGCTCATGCTCCTACTGTATGTGGGGCTGCTGGGCCCCCCTGAGCAGACTTCCTGGCTCTGGGGAGACCCCAATGTCACAGTCTTGGCTGGTCTCACCCCTGGCAACTCCCCCATCTTTTACCGCGAGGTGCTCCCACTCAACCAGGCACACAG GGTGGAGGTGGTGCTGCTTCATGGAAAGGCCTTTAACTCTCACACGTGGGAGCAGCTGGGCACACTGCAGCTACTGTCACAGAGGGGCTACCGGGCCGTGGCCCTTGACCTTCCAG GTTTTGGGAACTCGGCACCTTTGAAGGAGGCAAGCACAGAGGCAGGGCGGGCAGCGCTGCTGGAGCGGGCGCTGCGGGACCTGGAGGTACAGAATGCAGTGTTGGTGAGCCCCTCGCTGAGTGGCCACTATGCCCTGCCCTTCCTGATGCGAGGCCACCACCAGCTACATGGATTCGTGCCCATCGCACCCACCTCCACCCAGAACTACACCCAGGAGCAATTCTGGGCTGTGAAG ACTCCAACCCTTATCCTGTATGGAGAGCTAGACCACATCCTGGCTCGAGAGTCACTGCGGCAGCTCCGCCACCTGCCCAACCACTCTGTAGTGAAGCTACGCAATGCAGGCCATGCCTGCTACCTCCACAAGCCGCGAGACTTCCACCTTGTCCTGCTTGCCTTCCTTGACCATCTACCTTGA
- the ABHD14B gene encoding putative protein-lysine deacylase ABHD14B isoform X2 yields the protein MGPDLSPAFLLRPQFTASTRLLPVCASPRSSPGLGRSKEAAAPAPIGELAPGSFLAAVVDALELGPPVVISPSLSGMYSLPFLTAPGSQLLGYVPVAPICTDKINAANYASVKTPALIVYGDQDPMGQTSFEHLKQLPNHRVLIMKGAGHPCYLDKPEEWHTGLLDFLQGLQ from the exons ATGGGGCCCGACCTCTCCCCAGCGTTCCTCCTCCGGCCCCAGTTCACCGCCAGCACGCGCCTGCTTCCCGTCTGCGCGAGTCCACGCAGCTCCCCAG GTCTGGGGCGCTCCAAGGAAGCAGCAGCCCCTGCCCCTATTGGGGAGCTGGCCCCTGGCAGCTTCCTGGCGGCTGTGGTGGATGCCTTGGAGCTGGGCCCCCCGGTTGTGATCAGTCCATCACTGAGTGGCATGTACTCCCTGCCCTTCCTCACGGCCCCTGGCTCCCAGCTCCTGGGCTATGTGCCAGTGGCCCCCATCTGTACTGACAAAATCAATGCTGCCAACTATGCCAGTGTGAAG ACTCCGGCTCTGATTGTATATGGAGACCAGGACCCCATGGGTCAGACCAGCTTTGAGCACCTGAAGCAGCTGCCCAACCACCGGGTGCTGATCATGAAGGGGGCGGGGCACCCCTGTTACCTGGACAAACCAGAGGAGTGGCATACAGGGTTGCTGGACTTCCTGCAGGGGCTCCAGTGA
- the ABHD14B gene encoding putative protein-lysine deacylase ABHD14B isoform X1, with translation MAASVEQREDTIQVQGQALFFREARPGSGQAHFSVLLLHGIRFSSETWQNLGTLHRLAQAGYRAVAIDLPGLGRSKEAAAPAPIGELAPGSFLAAVVDALELGPPVVISPSLSGMYSLPFLTAPGSQLLGYVPVAPICTDKINAANYASVKTPALIVYGDQDPMGQTSFEHLKQLPNHRVLIMKGAGHPCYLDKPEEWHTGLLDFLQGLQ, from the exons ATGGCGGCAAGTGTGGAGCAGCGCGAGGACACCATCCAGGTGCAGGGCCAGGCCCTCTTCTTCCGAGAGGCCCGGCCCGGCAGTGGGCAGGCTCACTTCTCTGTACTGCTGCTGCATGGTATTCGCTTCTCCTCCGAGACCTGGCAGAACCTGGGTACACTGCACAGGCTGGCCCAGGCTGGCTACCGGGCTGTGGCCATTGACCTGCCAG GTCTGGGGCGCTCCAAGGAAGCAGCAGCCCCTGCCCCTATTGGGGAGCTGGCCCCTGGCAGCTTCCTGGCGGCTGTGGTGGATGCCTTGGAGCTGGGCCCCCCGGTTGTGATCAGTCCATCACTGAGTGGCATGTACTCCCTGCCCTTCCTCACGGCCCCTGGCTCCCAGCTCCTGGGCTATGTGCCAGTGGCCCCCATCTGTACTGACAAAATCAATGCTGCCAACTATGCCAGTGTGAAG ACTCCGGCTCTGATTGTATATGGAGACCAGGACCCCATGGGTCAGACCAGCTTTGAGCACCTGAAGCAGCTGCCCAACCACCGGGTGCTGATCATGAAGGGGGCGGGGCACCCCTGTTACCTGGACAAACCAGAGGAGTGGCATACAGGGTTGCTGGACTTCCTGCAGGGGCTCCAGTGA
- the PCBP4 gene encoding poly(rC)-binding protein 4 isoform X4 codes for MSGSDGGLEEEPELSITLTLRMLMHGKEVGSIIGKKGETVKRIREQDLCAAPANGGNVSRPPVTLRLVIPASQCGSLIGKAGTKIKEIRETTGAQVQVAGDLLPNSTERAVTVSGVPDAIILCVRQICAVILESPPKGATIPYHPSLSLGTVLLSANQGFSVQGQYGAVTPAEVTKLQQLSSHAVPFATPSVVPGLDPGTQTSSQEFLVPNDLIGCVIGRQGSKISEIRQMSGAHIKIGNQAEGAGERHVTITGSPVSIALAQYLITAWAAARLGGLHCQDGSG; via the exons ATGAGCGGCTCGGATGGGGGACTGGAGGAGGAGCCAGAGCTCAGCATCACCCTCACGCTGCGGATGCTGATGCACGGGAAG GAAGTGGGCAGCATCATCGGGAAG AAGGGCGAGACTGTAAAGCGAATCCGGGAGCAG GACCTTTGTGCTGCTCCTGCAAATGGTGGAAATGTCTCCAGGCCTCCAGTGACCCTGCGCCTTGTCATCCCTGCCAGTCAGTGTGGCTCACTGATTGGGAAGGCTGGCACCAAGATCAAGGAGATCCGAGAG ACTACGGGTGCCCAGGTACAGGTGGCAGGGGACCTGCTCCCCAACTCCACAGAGCGAGCTGTTACGGTGTCTGGGGTGCCTGATGCCATCATCCTGTGTGTGCGCCAGATCTGCGCTGTTATCCTGGAG TCCCCACCCAAAGGAGCCACTATCCCCTACCATCCGAGCCTCTCCCTAGGTACTGTTCTTCTCTCTGCCAACCAG GGCTTCTCTGTCCAGGGTCAGTATGGGGCTGTGACCCCAGCTGAG GTCACCAAGCTCCAGCAGCTCTCAAGCCATGCGGTCCCCTTTGCCACACCCAGCGTGGTGCCAG GACTGGATCCCGGCACACAGACCAGCTCACAGGAGTTCTTGGTTCCCAACGAC TTGATTGGCTGTGTGATCGGGCGCCAGGGCAGCAAGATCAGCGAGATCCGGCAGATGTCAGGGGCACATATCAAGATCGGGAACCAAGCAGAGGGCGCTGGGGAGCGGCATGTCACCATCACTGGCTCTCCGGTCTCCATCGCCCTGGCCCAGTACCTCATCACTGCCTG GGCCGCCGCCAGGCTTGGCGGCCTACACTGCCAAGATGGCAGCGGCTAA
- the PCBP4 gene encoding poly(rC)-binding protein 4 isoform X3, protein MSGSDGGLEEEPELSITLTLRMLMHGKEVGSIIGKKGETVKRIREQSSARITISEGSCPERITTITGSTAAVFHAVSMIAFKLDEDLCAAPANGGNVSRPPVTLRLVIPASQCGSLIGKAGTKIKEIRETTGAQVQVAGDLLPNSTERAVTVSGVPDAIILCVRQICAVILESPPKGATIPYHPSLSLGTVLLSANQGFSVQGQYGAVTPAEVTKLQQLSSHAVPFATPSVVPGLDPGTQTSSQEFLVPNDLIGCVIGRQGSKISEIRQMSGAHIKIGNQAEGAGERHVTITGSPVSIALAQYLITAWAAARLGGLHCQDGSG, encoded by the exons ATGAGCGGCTCGGATGGGGGACTGGAGGAGGAGCCAGAGCTCAGCATCACCCTCACGCTGCGGATGCTGATGCACGGGAAG GAAGTGGGCAGCATCATCGGGAAG AAGGGCGAGACTGTAAAGCGAATCCGGGAGCAG AGCAGTGCCCGGATCACCATCTCCGAGGGCTCCTGCCCCGAacgcatcaccaccatcaccggGTCTACAGCGGCTGTCTTCCATGCAGTCTCCATGATTGCTTTCAAACTGGACGAG GACCTTTGTGCTGCTCCTGCAAATGGTGGAAATGTCTCCAGGCCTCCAGTGACCCTGCGCCTTGTCATCCCTGCCAGTCAGTGTGGCTCACTGATTGGGAAGGCTGGCACCAAGATCAAGGAGATCCGAGAG ACTACGGGTGCCCAGGTACAGGTGGCAGGGGACCTGCTCCCCAACTCCACAGAGCGAGCTGTTACGGTGTCTGGGGTGCCTGATGCCATCATCCTGTGTGTGCGCCAGATCTGCGCTGTTATCCTGGAG TCCCCACCCAAAGGAGCCACTATCCCCTACCATCCGAGCCTCTCCCTAGGTACTGTTCTTCTCTCTGCCAACCAG GGCTTCTCTGTCCAGGGTCAGTATGGGGCTGTGACCCCAGCTGAG GTCACCAAGCTCCAGCAGCTCTCAAGCCATGCGGTCCCCTTTGCCACACCCAGCGTGGTGCCAG GACTGGATCCCGGCACACAGACCAGCTCACAGGAGTTCTTGGTTCCCAACGAC TTGATTGGCTGTGTGATCGGGCGCCAGGGCAGCAAGATCAGCGAGATCCGGCAGATGTCAGGGGCACATATCAAGATCGGGAACCAAGCAGAGGGCGCTGGGGAGCGGCATGTCACCATCACTGGCTCTCCGGTCTCCATCGCCCTGGCCCAGTACCTCATCACTGCCTG GGCCGCCGCCAGGCTTGGCGGCCTACACTGCCAAGATGGCAGCGGCTAA
- the PCBP4 gene encoding poly(rC)-binding protein 4 isoform X1: MSGSDGGLEEEPELSITLTLRMLMHGKEVGSIIGKKGETVKRIREQSSARITISEGSCPERITTITGSTAAVFHAVSMIAFKLDEDLCAAPANGGNVSRPPVTLRLVIPASQCGSLIGKAGTKIKEIRETTGAQVQVAGDLLPNSTERAVTVSGVPDAIILCVRQICAVILESPPKGATIPYHPSLSLGTVLLSANQGFSVQGQYGAVTPAEVTKLQQLSSHAVPFATPSVVPGLDPGTQTSSQEFLVPNDLIGCVIGRQGSKISEIRQMSGAHIKIGNQAEGAGERHVTITGSPVSIALAQYLITACLETAKSTSGGTPSSAPADLPAPFSPPLTALPTAPPGLLGTPYAISLSNFIGLKPVPFLALPPASPGPPPGLAAYTAKMAAANGSKKAERQKFSPY, translated from the exons ATGAGCGGCTCGGATGGGGGACTGGAGGAGGAGCCAGAGCTCAGCATCACCCTCACGCTGCGGATGCTGATGCACGGGAAG GAAGTGGGCAGCATCATCGGGAAG AAGGGCGAGACTGTAAAGCGAATCCGGGAGCAG AGCAGTGCCCGGATCACCATCTCCGAGGGCTCCTGCCCCGAacgcatcaccaccatcaccggGTCTACAGCGGCTGTCTTCCATGCAGTCTCCATGATTGCTTTCAAACTGGACGAG GACCTTTGTGCTGCTCCTGCAAATGGTGGAAATGTCTCCAGGCCTCCAGTGACCCTGCGCCTTGTCATCCCTGCCAGTCAGTGTGGCTCACTGATTGGGAAGGCTGGCACCAAGATCAAGGAGATCCGAGAG ACTACGGGTGCCCAGGTACAGGTGGCAGGGGACCTGCTCCCCAACTCCACAGAGCGAGCTGTTACGGTGTCTGGGGTGCCTGATGCCATCATCCTGTGTGTGCGCCAGATCTGCGCTGTTATCCTGGAG TCCCCACCCAAAGGAGCCACTATCCCCTACCATCCGAGCCTCTCCCTAGGTACTGTTCTTCTCTCTGCCAACCAG GGCTTCTCTGTCCAGGGTCAGTATGGGGCTGTGACCCCAGCTGAG GTCACCAAGCTCCAGCAGCTCTCAAGCCATGCGGTCCCCTTTGCCACACCCAGCGTGGTGCCAG GACTGGATCCCGGCACACAGACCAGCTCACAGGAGTTCTTGGTTCCCAACGAC TTGATTGGCTGTGTGATCGGGCGCCAGGGCAGCAAGATCAGCGAGATCCGGCAGATGTCAGGGGCACATATCAAGATCGGGAACCAAGCAGAGGGCGCTGGGGAGCGGCATGTCACCATCACTGGCTCTCCGGTCTCCATCGCCCTGGCCCAGTACCTCATCACTGCCTG TCTAGAGACGGCCAAGTCTACCTCTGGGGGGACGCCCAGCTCGGCCCCCGCAGACCTGCCTGCCCCCTTCTCGCCACCCCTGACGGCCCTGCCCACAGCTCCCCCTGGTCTGCTGGGCACACCCTATGCCATCTCCCTCTCCAACTTCATCGGCCTCAAGCCCGTGCCCTTCTTGGCTCTACCACCTGCTTCCCCAGGGCCGCCGCCAGGCTTGGCGGCCTACACTGCCAAGATGGCAGCGGCTAATGGGAGCAAGAAGGCTGAGCGGCAGAAATTCTCCCCCTACTGA
- the PCBP4 gene encoding poly(rC)-binding protein 4 isoform X2: MSGSDGGLEEEPELSITLTLRMLMHGKEVGSIIGKKGETVKRIREQDLCAAPANGGNVSRPPVTLRLVIPASQCGSLIGKAGTKIKEIRETTGAQVQVAGDLLPNSTERAVTVSGVPDAIILCVRQICAVILESPPKGATIPYHPSLSLGTVLLSANQGFSVQGQYGAVTPAEVTKLQQLSSHAVPFATPSVVPGLDPGTQTSSQEFLVPNDLIGCVIGRQGSKISEIRQMSGAHIKIGNQAEGAGERHVTITGSPVSIALAQYLITACLETAKSTSGGTPSSAPADLPAPFSPPLTALPTAPPGLLGTPYAISLSNFIGLKPVPFLALPPASPGPPPGLAAYTAKMAAANGSKKAERQKFSPY; encoded by the exons ATGAGCGGCTCGGATGGGGGACTGGAGGAGGAGCCAGAGCTCAGCATCACCCTCACGCTGCGGATGCTGATGCACGGGAAG GAAGTGGGCAGCATCATCGGGAAG AAGGGCGAGACTGTAAAGCGAATCCGGGAGCAG GACCTTTGTGCTGCTCCTGCAAATGGTGGAAATGTCTCCAGGCCTCCAGTGACCCTGCGCCTTGTCATCCCTGCCAGTCAGTGTGGCTCACTGATTGGGAAGGCTGGCACCAAGATCAAGGAGATCCGAGAG ACTACGGGTGCCCAGGTACAGGTGGCAGGGGACCTGCTCCCCAACTCCACAGAGCGAGCTGTTACGGTGTCTGGGGTGCCTGATGCCATCATCCTGTGTGTGCGCCAGATCTGCGCTGTTATCCTGGAG TCCCCACCCAAAGGAGCCACTATCCCCTACCATCCGAGCCTCTCCCTAGGTACTGTTCTTCTCTCTGCCAACCAG GGCTTCTCTGTCCAGGGTCAGTATGGGGCTGTGACCCCAGCTGAG GTCACCAAGCTCCAGCAGCTCTCAAGCCATGCGGTCCCCTTTGCCACACCCAGCGTGGTGCCAG GACTGGATCCCGGCACACAGACCAGCTCACAGGAGTTCTTGGTTCCCAACGAC TTGATTGGCTGTGTGATCGGGCGCCAGGGCAGCAAGATCAGCGAGATCCGGCAGATGTCAGGGGCACATATCAAGATCGGGAACCAAGCAGAGGGCGCTGGGGAGCGGCATGTCACCATCACTGGCTCTCCGGTCTCCATCGCCCTGGCCCAGTACCTCATCACTGCCTG TCTAGAGACGGCCAAGTCTACCTCTGGGGGGACGCCCAGCTCGGCCCCCGCAGACCTGCCTGCCCCCTTCTCGCCACCCCTGACGGCCCTGCCCACAGCTCCCCCTGGTCTGCTGGGCACACCCTATGCCATCTCCCTCTCCAACTTCATCGGCCTCAAGCCCGTGCCCTTCTTGGCTCTACCACCTGCTTCCCCAGGGCCGCCGCCAGGCTTGGCGGCCTACACTGCCAAGATGGCAGCGGCTAATGGGAGCAAGAAGGCTGAGCGGCAGAAATTCTCCCCCTACTGA